The following proteins are encoded in a genomic region of Streptomyces gobiensis:
- a CDS encoding slipin family protein: MNSTLAIVIAVAFILLLAMMSVRIVPEYERGVIFRLGRIIGAKGPGLFLIIPVVDRLVRVSLRTITMDIPPQDVITKDNVTVRVNAVTYFNVVDPNRSVVAIEDHVKGTSQIAQTTLRSILGQVDLDELLVNRDEINQRLQQIIDDVTNPWGVKVTLVEVKDVELPETMRRAMARQAESERDRRAKVIHAKGEFEAAGQLRDAAERLEGYPAALHLRILSTMAEISSERNSTLIFPLPMEILRLVDMMRPDREGNVRVERG, from the coding sequence ATGAACTCAACGCTCGCCATCGTCATCGCCGTGGCGTTCATTCTGCTGCTCGCCATGATGTCCGTACGCATCGTTCCCGAGTACGAACGCGGAGTGATCTTCCGTCTGGGTCGCATCATCGGCGCCAAGGGCCCTGGGCTATTCCTGATCATTCCCGTCGTCGACCGCCTGGTCCGTGTCTCATTGCGGACCATCACCATGGACATCCCGCCACAGGACGTCATCACCAAGGACAACGTCACCGTCCGGGTCAATGCCGTGACCTACTTCAACGTCGTCGACCCCAACCGCTCCGTTGTGGCGATCGAAGATCACGTCAAGGGGACCTCGCAGATCGCCCAGACGACACTGCGCAGCATCCTCGGCCAGGTGGACCTTGACGAACTGCTGGTCAACCGCGATGAGATCAATCAGCGTCTCCAGCAGATCATCGACGACGTGACCAATCCCTGGGGGGTGAAGGTCACCCTGGTTGAGGTCAAGGACGTCGAACTACCGGAGACCATGCGCCGCGCCATGGCCCGGCAGGCCGAGTCCGAGCGCGACCGGCGGGCCAAGGTCATCCATGCCAAGGGCGAGTTCGAGGCCGCCGGCCAGCTGCGGGATGCCGCCGAGCGGCTCGAAGGGTACCCTGCCGCCCTCCATCTGCGGATCCTGTCCACGATGGCCGAGATCTCCTCCGAGCGGAACTCCACTCTCATCTTCCCGCTGCCGATGGAGATCCTCCGTCTCGTCGACATGATGCGCCCCGACAGAGAGGGAAACGTCCGGGTGGAACGCGGCTAG
- a CDS encoding MBL fold metallo-hydrolase, producing the protein MRVFRKATGLTSLSDRAVATARSAIDRRSLLGGSVALSLGLVGGCTTKKESAADAAAADSGTPPVVKVYLLGTGGPEMSTTRQGISTLIEASGQRLLFDVGRGATQNMYESRVNPKDVTKVFLTHLHNDHYEGLASLWLNPWFMLSRKKSLEVWGPAGTTGMIKGMRAMYEHDLNQRSNDIFKQEYLDIRVHEIEPGVAYDDGGIKVTAFTVEHKDGNPAYGYRFDYAGKSVLLSGDTTYHENVVSHGANVDALIHNVIAFDEELTKSGKLKVVEEKLTTPEQAARVFSKARPRVAVFSHIAKKGLHGEKGDKVIMDRTRKAGYSGPLHMGQDRMTIEIGDDVKVKAPVSTKGLPDLDSPEVKL; encoded by the coding sequence ATGCGCGTCTTTCGAAAAGCAACAGGGTTGACATCATTGAGTGATCGCGCGGTGGCCACGGCTCGTTCCGCGATTGACCGGCGGTCCTTGCTCGGAGGCTCCGTCGCACTCTCTCTCGGTCTTGTGGGCGGCTGCACAACCAAAAAGGAATCGGCGGCAGACGCAGCCGCCGCCGACAGTGGTACACCACCCGTGGTGAAGGTTTATCTTCTCGGCACCGGTGGGCCGGAGATGTCGACCACCCGTCAGGGGATATCGACGCTGATCGAGGCCAGCGGTCAGCGATTGCTGTTCGACGTGGGGCGCGGTGCCACACAGAACATGTACGAGTCCCGGGTGAACCCGAAGGACGTCACCAAGGTCTTTCTCACCCATCTGCACAATGACCATTACGAGGGCCTCGCATCTCTCTGGCTCAACCCGTGGTTCATGCTCAGCCGCAAGAAGAGCCTGGAGGTATGGGGGCCAGCAGGAACGACCGGGATGATCAAAGGCATGCGGGCCATGTACGAGCACGACCTGAATCAACGTTCGAACGACATCTTCAAGCAGGAGTACCTCGATATCCGCGTGCACGAGATCGAGCCGGGGGTCGCCTACGATGATGGCGGCATCAAGGTGACCGCCTTCACCGTCGAGCACAAGGACGGAAACCCTGCCTACGGCTACCGGTTCGACTACGCGGGCAAGTCCGTACTCCTGTCGGGCGATACCACCTATCACGAGAACGTCGTCTCGCACGGCGCGAACGTCGATGCACTGATTCACAACGTGATCGCATTCGATGAAGAGCTCACGAAATCAGGCAAGTTGAAGGTGGTTGAGGAGAAGCTCACCACACCTGAGCAAGCCGCCCGGGTGTTCTCCAAGGCACGCCCTCGAGTAGCGGTCTTCTCGCACATCGCGAAGAAGGGTCTGCACGGAGAAAAAGGAGACAAGGTCATCATGGACAGAACCCGGAAGGCGGGATACAGCGGTCCGCTGCACATGGGACAGGACAGGATGACCATCGAAATCGGCGACGACGTCAAAGTGAAGGCACCTGTCTCGACCAAGGGCCTGCCGGACCTGGACAGTCCCGAGGTCAAGCTCTGA
- a CDS encoding DinB family protein, with translation MTAERIGPPLVAGEREMLRAFLDYHRATLAMKCDGLSDVDLRRQSMPPSRLSLLGLVRHMAEVERVWFRRVINGEDVPLVWSDEGNFQVAYDASAATRSEAFDAWQAEVEHARRIEKDAASLDVTGFHPKSGEEVSLRLVMLHLIHEYARHNGHADFLREGIDGAVGA, from the coding sequence GTGACCGCCGAACGGATCGGCCCGCCCCTCGTCGCAGGTGAGCGGGAGATGCTGCGGGCCTTCCTCGACTACCACCGCGCAACGCTCGCTATGAAGTGCGACGGTCTCTCTGACGTGGATCTGCGGCGTCAGTCGATGCCGCCGTCGAGGCTCTCGCTGCTCGGCTTGGTGCGGCACATGGCCGAGGTGGAGCGCGTGTGGTTCCGCCGGGTGATCAACGGGGAGGATGTTCCGCTCGTGTGGTCGGACGAGGGCAACTTCCAGGTGGCGTACGACGCGAGTGCGGCTACGCGGTCGGAAGCGTTCGACGCCTGGCAGGCGGAAGTTGAGCACGCACGTCGGATTGAGAAGGATGCGGCGTCGCTTGATGTCACCGGCTTCCACCCCAAGTCGGGTGAGGAGGTGTCGCTCCGGCTGGTGATGCTGCATCTGATTCACGAGTACGCCCGCCACAACGGCCATGCGGACTTCCTGCGCGAGGGAATCGACGGGGCCGTCGGGGCCTGA
- a CDS encoding VOC family protein, whose product MPADGQSHIRIARPSRDLVAVERFWSRGLGLSVVYRAEGGEQPGEHDLLMLGWPDASWHLELVHEAARLVEPSPTDEDLLVIYLDGQVSEELVARLEGHGGKRVPSPNPYWNRWGVTIVDPDGYRLVLCTRAWPSATPPPGAPTDVFGGM is encoded by the coding sequence GTGCCTGCCGACGGTCAGAGCCATATCCGTATCGCCCGCCCGTCTCGTGACCTCGTGGCGGTGGAGCGCTTCTGGAGCCGGGGACTCGGGCTGAGCGTGGTGTACCGCGCCGAGGGCGGCGAGCAGCCCGGGGAGCACGACCTGCTGATGCTGGGCTGGCCGGACGCGTCCTGGCACCTGGAACTCGTCCACGAAGCGGCCCGGCTTGTCGAACCGAGCCCGACCGATGAGGACCTCCTGGTGATCTACCTTGACGGGCAAGTCTCCGAGGAACTGGTGGCTCGTCTCGAAGGGCACGGCGGCAAGCGCGTACCGTCCCCCAACCCTTACTGGAACAGGTGGGGCGTCACGATCGTCGACCCGGACGGGTACCGTCTTGTGCTCTGTACGCGTGCGTGGCCCAGCGCGACGCCGCCACCTGGTGCGCCGACCGACGTGTTCGGCGGCATGTGA
- a CDS encoding TIGR03557 family F420-dependent LLM class oxidoreductase, whose translation MKVGYKLAAESFSPAELIRQAVLAEQAGFDFVEISDHYHPWLDNQGHSPFAWTVLGSIAAKTSQIELATGVTCPTVRYHPAIIAQAAATLALVSDGRFVLGVGSGERLNEHVTGQGFPGAISTRHEMLREALEIIRLLWRGGYRSYEGKHLRLEDARVFDLPEELPLIAVAASGPASTRIAAELGDGLFATEDKPEIVQQYRDAGGTGPRYAEVPMAWAPDEHTAAKAARETSRWAVTGWKVMSELPNPVNFDAATTTVREEDILEKFACGTDPARYVEVAQQFVDAGFDRLVMQNAGPDPDGFIDFYQRELDGLIRQLQPTRARA comes from the coding sequence ATGAAGGTTGGTTACAAGCTTGCTGCCGAATCTTTCAGTCCCGCTGAACTGATTCGACAGGCGGTCCTGGCAGAGCAGGCGGGCTTCGATTTCGTCGAGATCAGCGATCACTACCACCCCTGGCTCGACAACCAGGGCCATTCGCCCTTCGCCTGGACGGTGCTGGGCAGCATCGCGGCCAAGACCTCGCAGATCGAGCTGGCGACTGGCGTGACCTGTCCGACCGTGCGTTATCACCCGGCGATCATCGCTCAGGCTGCCGCCACCCTCGCCCTTGTCTCGGACGGGCGCTTCGTACTCGGAGTCGGCTCTGGCGAGCGGCTCAACGAGCACGTAACCGGTCAGGGCTTCCCGGGCGCCATCAGCACGCGGCACGAGATGCTCAGGGAGGCCCTGGAGATCATCCGGCTGCTGTGGCGCGGCGGCTACCGGTCGTACGAGGGCAAGCACCTGCGGCTTGAGGACGCCCGGGTCTTCGACCTTCCGGAGGAACTACCGCTGATCGCGGTGGCCGCGAGCGGCCCGGCGTCGACCCGGATCGCCGCGGAGCTCGGCGACGGTCTGTTCGCCACCGAGGACAAGCCGGAGATCGTCCAGCAGTACCGTGACGCAGGCGGCACCGGGCCCCGCTACGCGGAGGTTCCGATGGCCTGGGCACCCGACGAGCACACCGCGGCGAAGGCCGCCCGGGAGACGTCGCGCTGGGCTGTGACCGGGTGGAAGGTCATGAGCGAGCTGCCCAACCCGGTCAACTTCGACGCGGCGACCACGACCGTGCGCGAGGAGGACATCCTCGAGAAGTTCGCCTGCGGCACCGACCCCGCCCGGTACGTCGAGGTGGCACAGCAGTTTGTCGACGCGGGCTTCGACAGGCTGGTCATGCAGAACGCCGGGCCCGATCCCGACGGTTTCATCGACTTCTATCAGCGGGAACTTGACGGGTTGATCAGGCAGTTGCAGCCGACCAGGGCACGGGCCTGA
- a CDS encoding nuclear transport factor 2 family protein, with protein MSEHPDITLVRQWWDACMKDLDAAGAMMTADVMHHVPGTHPLAGHYKGRDTVLQMYRQFGDLIKNMEFGPVTMLTDGRGHVLAVSHNRYERQDRGIELHEGLLFTITGGKISDIDEFTENIEASDTFWS; from the coding sequence ATGAGCGAGCACCCGGACATCACCCTGGTACGCCAGTGGTGGGACGCGTGTATGAAGGACCTGGACGCCGCGGGCGCGATGATGACCGCGGACGTTATGCACCATGTGCCAGGCACGCATCCGCTGGCGGGCCACTACAAGGGCCGCGACACCGTTCTCCAGATGTACCGCCAGTTCGGCGACCTGATAAAGAACATGGAATTCGGTCCGGTCACCATGCTCACCGATGGACGCGGACACGTCCTGGCGGTGTCCCATAACCGCTATGAGCGCCAGGACCGGGGCATCGAACTGCACGAGGGGCTGCTCTTCACCATCACCGGAGGCAAGATCAGCGACATCGACGAGTTCACCGAGAACATCGAAGCCTCCGACACCTTCTGGTCCTGA
- a CDS encoding VOC family protein, protein MSSIKQFQVTFDCAEPERLARFWCEVLGYVVPPPPAGFATWDDFNRSQASEDQGSWFACSDPSGVGPRLYFQRVPEGKVAKNRLHLDVRVGTGLVGEKRLAALEAECARLVPLGAVRVQLLYDGNDSCIVMQDIEGNEFCLD, encoded by the coding sequence ATGTCATCGATCAAGCAGTTCCAAGTCACCTTCGACTGTGCGGAACCTGAGCGTCTCGCTCGCTTTTGGTGCGAGGTGTTGGGGTACGTCGTACCGCCGCCACCGGCGGGGTTCGCCACTTGGGACGATTTCAACCGCTCCCAGGCTTCCGAGGATCAGGGTTCATGGTTCGCCTGCAGTGATCCCTCAGGTGTGGGCCCGCGACTGTACTTTCAGCGCGTCCCCGAAGGCAAGGTCGCCAAGAATCGGCTGCATCTTGACGTGAGGGTCGGTACCGGACTCGTGGGGGAAAAGCGCCTGGCCGCGCTCGAGGCCGAATGCGCACGACTGGTCCCGCTCGGCGCGGTACGCGTGCAACTCCTGTATGACGGCAATGATTCGTGCATCGTGATGCAGGACATCGAGGGCAACGAGTTCTGTCTCGACTGA
- a CDS encoding cation:proton antiporter, producing the protein MLDILLVVAGALALVVAALSALIQRAPLSGPLLALLTGILFGPAVLGVIDLPTVVEGHKELHEFARLLLAISVMAVALRYPILDVRSRVRPVAVLLVAAMLGMALVTTAVSAAVLGVGLGAAVLLGAALCPTDPVLATSVVTGEPAEKGITARTRQLLSLESGANDGLALPLVLAAVAIAGPLTGTEALLESLWQVLGAIVLGAVVGSLGGKVLRGAEARRTVESGPMLIYTLLLALFVLGAAGVLHLDGILAVFVSGLAFNATSSASERADEDKIDEAVNRLMVLPLFTVLGAMIPWREWGELGWWRGPLLVLGVLLLRRLPVLLALKRPLSLTWRDAVFLGWFGPIGVSALFYLTMEAHRHGADPLVLAAGTLVVAASTVAHGITTAPGLTLYRKKAERAGDTTQ; encoded by the coding sequence ATGTTGGACATTCTGCTGGTCGTTGCCGGCGCCCTCGCCCTCGTGGTGGCCGCGCTCTCCGCGCTCATCCAGCGCGCGCCACTGAGCGGGCCGCTGCTCGCCCTGCTGACCGGGATTCTTTTCGGCCCGGCGGTGCTGGGGGTCATCGACCTGCCCACCGTGGTGGAGGGACACAAGGAGTTGCACGAGTTCGCCCGCTTGCTGCTGGCGATCTCGGTGATGGCCGTAGCCTTGCGCTACCCGATCCTCGACGTGCGGTCTCGGGTGAGGCCGGTGGCCGTCCTCCTCGTCGCGGCCATGCTCGGGATGGCGCTGGTCACCACGGCGGTGTCAGCCGCTGTCCTGGGCGTCGGCCTCGGCGCGGCGGTACTGCTGGGAGCCGCCCTGTGCCCCACCGACCCGGTTCTGGCCACCAGCGTGGTCACTGGTGAGCCCGCCGAGAAGGGCATCACCGCCCGGACCAGACAGCTGCTCTCCCTGGAGTCGGGCGCGAACGACGGTCTCGCCCTGCCCCTGGTGCTCGCCGCCGTGGCGATCGCCGGGCCCCTCACCGGCACCGAGGCGCTGCTGGAGTCCCTGTGGCAGGTCCTGGGCGCCATCGTCCTGGGAGCGGTGGTGGGCTCGTTGGGCGGAAAGGTGCTGCGCGGCGCCGAAGCCAGGAGGACCGTGGAGTCCGGCCCCATGCTCATCTACACCCTGCTGCTGGCCCTGTTCGTGCTCGGTGCGGCCGGGGTGCTCCACCTCGACGGCATCCTGGCGGTCTTCGTCAGCGGTCTGGCCTTCAACGCGACGAGTTCGGCGAGTGAGCGCGCCGACGAGGACAAGATCGACGAGGCAGTCAACCGCCTCATGGTCCTGCCGCTGTTCACGGTCCTGGGTGCCATGATCCCCTGGCGGGAGTGGGGCGAGCTGGGATGGTGGCGCGGCCCTCTGCTGGTCCTCGGCGTGCTGCTGCTGCGCCGGCTGCCGGTCCTGCTCGCGCTCAAGCGGCCCCTTTCCCTGACCTGGCGGGACGCCGTCTTCCTGGGCTGGTTCGGTCCCATCGGCGTCTCGGCGCTGTTCTACCTGACCATGGAGGCTCACCGGCACGGCGCCGACCCCCTAGTACTGGCCGCCGGAACGCTGGTCGTCGCCGCCAGCACCGTCGCACACGGCATCACCACGGCACCCGGCCTGACCCTCTACCGCAAGAAGGCCGAGCGGGCTGGGGACACCACGCAATGA
- a CDS encoding ATP-binding protein → MATSAIAAPTQPSSDPPDEWECSLQLTNNPRAPGIARTTLRAAMTGYGLTVEVTDTAELLACELVTNAVKHSDGPVFIRARARDGVLRVSVWDNHPELPDPLLYSTHGTFGRGLYLIDRLSRKWGRYPLGHTDYHGTAEGKVVWFELCV, encoded by the coding sequence TTGGCCACATCCGCCATCGCTGCACCCACCCAACCGTCGAGCGATCCGCCCGACGAGTGGGAGTGCAGCCTCCAACTCACCAATAACCCCCGCGCCCCCGGCATCGCCCGTACCACCCTGCGCGCCGCAATGACCGGCTACGGCCTCACAGTCGAAGTCACCGACACCGCCGAGCTACTGGCCTGCGAACTGGTTACCAACGCCGTCAAGCACTCCGACGGCCCCGTCTTCATCCGAGCCCGCGCACGCGACGGCGTCCTCCGCGTCAGCGTCTGGGACAACCATCCCGAACTTCCCGACCCCCTCCTCTACTCAACCCACGGCACCTTCGGGCGAGGCCTCTACCTCATCGACCGCCTCTCCCGAAAATGGGGCCGCTACCCCCTTGGCCACACCGACTACCACGGCACCGCAGAAGGAAAGGTCGTCTGGTTCGAGCTGTGCGTCTGA
- a CDS encoding DUF397 domain-containing protein has translation MKGLVVPRINWQKSSYSSQASNCVELAPDLTPGAIYLRESDDPSTVITTTSARLAAFLTAARSGKLRLEGG, from the coding sequence GTGAAAGGTCTCGTTGTGCCCCGCATCAACTGGCAGAAGTCGTCTTACAGCAGCCAGGCCAGCAACTGCGTCGAACTGGCTCCGGACCTCACACCCGGCGCTATCTATCTCCGTGAGTCGGATGACCCATCCACCGTCATAACCACCACCTCGGCTCGGCTGGCCGCATTCCTCACCGCTGCCCGCTCCGGCAAGCTCCGCCTGGAGGGTGGGTAG
- a CDS encoding GNAT family N-acetyltransferase encodes MTEIRTPRLFLRRWDDDDLAPMAEINADPQVMRLSGDGSVQDLDQTAEDIERWEEEWDEEGFGLFAVELLASGELIGFVGLSVPEYLPEVLPAVEISWRLGRPFWGQGYASEAAQATLEFALQDRGLDRVISITRLGDTASENVIRKLGMVPERETTHPVYGFPLRVHTIDLTEFHA; translated from the coding sequence ATGACCGAGATCCGCACCCCCCGCCTCTTCCTCCGCCGCTGGGACGACGATGACCTCGCCCCCATGGCGGAGATCAACGCAGACCCGCAGGTCATGCGCCTGAGCGGCGACGGCTCGGTCCAGGACCTGGACCAGACGGCAGAAGACATCGAGCGGTGGGAGGAGGAATGGGACGAGGAGGGCTTCGGCCTCTTCGCCGTCGAACTGCTGGCCTCGGGCGAGCTCATCGGCTTCGTAGGCCTGTCCGTACCCGAGTACCTGCCGGAAGTGCTCCCCGCCGTAGAGATCAGCTGGCGGCTCGGCCGACCCTTCTGGGGCCAGGGCTACGCGTCCGAAGCCGCCCAGGCAACACTGGAGTTCGCGCTCCAGGATCGCGGCCTCGACCGCGTCATCAGCATCACCCGACTGGGCGACACCGCCTCCGAGAACGTGATCCGCAAGCTCGGCATGGTGCCGGAGCGCGAGACGACACACCCGGTATACGGCTTCCCGCTGCGCGTCCACACCATCGATCTCACCGAGTTCCATGCGTGA
- a CDS encoding helix-turn-helix domain-containing protein: protein MPPRGTPTARQQRLGFELRKLRERAGMSATEAAALMSLTQSRVSNIELGRYGVSADRVRMFARTYKCGDPALIDALAAMTTGRTRNWWEEYRDTLPAMLLDLAELEHHAASIRTAQFTHLPGLLQTVDYARLIFRQNIPELSPPEVEHLVSHRIKRQGILYKDEPTPNIAVIHEAALRMQFGGPDVMREQLQHIVKMGERDNVTVLVIPFSAGIFPGTGQTVVYAEGPVPQLDTVQLDTEHGSEFLYADAQLERYRTFMDRFEAAALDADASSELIHSIINSL from the coding sequence ATGCCGCCGAGGGGAACCCCTACTGCTCGTCAGCAGCGATTGGGCTTTGAACTGCGTAAGCTTCGCGAGCGAGCAGGGATGTCAGCTACCGAGGCTGCTGCGCTCATGAGCCTCACTCAGTCCCGCGTCAGCAACATTGAGTTGGGACGTTACGGGGTAAGTGCCGACCGTGTGCGCATGTTCGCGCGCACGTACAAGTGCGGTGACCCGGCGCTCATCGATGCTCTGGCTGCAATGACGACTGGCCGGACTCGTAATTGGTGGGAGGAGTACCGCGATACGCTCCCTGCGATGTTGCTCGACCTTGCCGAGCTAGAGCATCATGCAGCCAGTATCCGCACTGCTCAGTTCACTCACCTTCCGGGCCTGCTGCAGACCGTAGACTACGCACGTCTCATCTTCCGGCAGAACATCCCCGAGCTGTCTCCGCCTGAGGTGGAGCACTTGGTCTCTCATCGCATCAAGCGACAGGGCATCCTCTACAAAGACGAGCCAACCCCAAACATCGCAGTCATCCATGAGGCTGCTCTTCGGATGCAGTTCGGTGGGCCGGATGTCATGCGCGAACAGCTCCAGCACATCGTCAAGATGGGCGAGCGAGACAACGTGACGGTACTCGTCATCCCCTTCTCAGCTGGGATCTTCCCGGGTACAGGGCAGACCGTGGTGTATGCAGAAGGTCCGGTACCGCAGCTGGACACCGTCCAGCTCGACACCGAACATGGTTCCGAATTCCTTTACGCGGATGCGCAGCTGGAGAGGTATCGAACCTTCATGGACCGATTTGAAGCCGCCGCCCTCGACGCCGACGCGTCAAGCGAACTCATCCATAGCATCATCAACAGCCTGTGA
- a CDS encoding CchlQ — MNWGTLIATVTGGFIAISGTVLADYLRGRHEEDRGVKARRRAVYIEFITATGVCHTRLRQIAQAPDAERDLDASTRAALSDAAIYELRERLFIDATTAVASAGQAMFEQLRNLQRVVAAGASQTSPAFHDAYHPYISTVWAYRVAVRKELENRSLSPAAFGWGEWDGKDRCPICQGLVTMGT; from the coding sequence ATGAACTGGGGGACGCTCATCGCGACGGTCACAGGTGGCTTTATTGCCATTTCCGGCACCGTTCTGGCTGACTACCTGCGTGGTCGTCACGAAGAGGATCGCGGCGTCAAGGCGCGGCGGCGGGCAGTGTACATCGAGTTCATCACCGCCACCGGGGTGTGCCACACACGGTTACGCCAAATCGCCCAAGCCCCAGACGCCGAAAGAGACCTTGACGCGTCCACTCGCGCGGCACTGAGCGATGCCGCGATCTATGAACTGCGCGAAAGACTGTTCATCGACGCGACCACCGCCGTCGCCAGCGCCGGACAGGCGATGTTCGAACAGCTCCGCAATCTTCAGCGCGTTGTCGCGGCAGGGGCTTCGCAGACATCACCCGCCTTCCATGACGCCTATCATCCCTACATCAGCACTGTCTGGGCCTACCGGGTGGCTGTACGCAAAGAGCTTGAGAACCGGTCCCTTTCGCCCGCAGCTTTCGGGTGGGGTGAGTGGGATGGCAAAGACCGATGCCCGATATGCCAAGGACTGGTCACCATGGGAACGTGA
- a CDS encoding ester cyclase, protein MTFVQVIDCKTKQVEQLNRLMDDWVAATQGKRTATHSMLGRDRSDSTHIVEIVEFPSYEEAMKNSKLPETDRIFQEMVAACEGMPTFTDLDVIRDEQLNKMSVRTFFEEVINNRNLNAADELCTADYREHDTALSSYDLGLAQAKEENRQILEALHPTLTIEGMVAEGDMVSARMSFKGRHVGPYQGLEATNREISGTGHVTFRCVSGKIAESWWNWDELGLMQQLGAIEG, encoded by the coding sequence ATGACATTCGTGCAGGTCATCGACTGCAAGACCAAGCAAGTTGAGCAACTGAACAGGCTGATGGACGACTGGGTCGCGGCGACCCAGGGCAAGCGGACGGCGACCCACTCCATGCTGGGGCGGGACCGTTCTGACTCCACGCACATCGTGGAGATCGTGGAGTTCCCCTCCTACGAGGAGGCGATGAAGAACTCGAAGCTGCCCGAGACCGACCGGATCTTCCAGGAGATGGTGGCGGCCTGCGAGGGGATGCCCACGTTCACGGACCTCGATGTGATCCGGGACGAGCAGCTGAACAAGATGTCGGTCCGCACCTTCTTCGAGGAAGTGATCAACAACAGGAACCTCAACGCGGCGGACGAACTGTGTACGGCCGATTACCGGGAGCACGACACCGCCCTCTCCTCGTATGACCTCGGGCTCGCACAGGCCAAGGAGGAGAACCGGCAGATCCTCGAGGCGTTGCATCCCACGCTCACCATCGAAGGCATGGTCGCCGAAGGTGACATGGTGAGCGCGCGGATGTCCTTCAAGGGCCGTCATGTGGGCCCGTACCAGGGGCTGGAAGCCACCAACCGGGAAATCTCCGGGACCGGCCACGTCACCTTCCGCTGCGTCAGCGGAAAGATCGCGGAGAGCTGGTGGAACTGGGATGAGCTCGGGCTGATGCAGCAGTTGGGCGCCATCGAAGGGTAG
- a CDS encoding NfeD family protein, whose product MPQGRTSSLVRLLARTLLVTLACLIAAPSTAAAQAPTVLATRVDDTITPVIADHLKEGVRIAERDGHTAFLVEIDTPGGLLTSTREIVQVFLGADIPVIVHVTPSGARAASAGAYIGLSAHILAMASGTHLGAGTPVTGEGEEASEKVVNDAAAFAISIAERRGRSTEFAEDMVREGTAITAQEALRMEVADVRAASRDALLRELNGRRVLLAPGDETTLRTAGARVVDHKLGFFGDLRQLLASPELAFLFLSIGTLAIIYELANPGMGFGGIAGALLLILGFIALSVLPFNIAGLLLLLLAAALFIGEVITPGVGIFATGGTVSLLLAGIFLFRGELGVNPAVLWPTALVVGGGTLLAGRLAWRARRSPPTGGPEALVGLEAVVRRTSGTTGQVFLDGAWWEVRGQDDMPVAEGQNVRVVGLDGLTLVVESAEPPGTRRPTEEDQP is encoded by the coding sequence ATGCCCCAAGGCCGCACCTCCTCGCTGGTCCGGCTCCTTGCCAGGACGCTCCTGGTCACGCTCGCCTGTCTGATAGCCGCTCCGTCGACGGCTGCGGCCCAGGCGCCGACCGTGTTGGCGACCCGTGTCGACGACACCATCACCCCGGTGATCGCCGATCACCTCAAGGAGGGGGTGCGCATCGCAGAGCGTGATGGCCATACGGCCTTCCTGGTCGAGATCGATACCCCAGGGGGGTTGCTGACATCGACCCGGGAGATCGTCCAGGTATTCCTCGGCGCGGACATTCCGGTGATCGTCCATGTCACCCCGTCCGGTGCGCGCGCGGCCTCGGCCGGGGCCTATATCGGCCTGTCGGCACACATCCTGGCGATGGCGTCGGGCACCCACCTTGGGGCGGGTACCCCGGTCACCGGCGAAGGGGAAGAGGCCAGCGAGAAGGTGGTCAACGACGCAGCCGCCTTCGCCATCTCGATCGCCGAACGACGGGGCCGCAGTACCGAGTTCGCCGAGGACATGGTGCGCGAGGGTACCGCGATCACCGCCCAGGAGGCCCTGCGGATGGAGGTGGCCGATGTGCGTGCGGCCTCACGCGACGCCCTTCTCCGCGAGCTGAACGGGCGCCGGGTGCTCCTCGCCCCGGGAGACGAGACGACGTTGCGCACAGCCGGAGCGCGAGTGGTCGACCATAAGCTCGGTTTCTTCGGCGATCTGCGCCAGCTGCTGGCCAGCCCCGAGCTGGCGTTTCTGTTCCTGTCGATCGGCACACTTGCGATCATCTACGAGCTGGCCAACCCCGGCATGGGCTTCGGAGGTATCGCCGGGGCCCTCCTGCTCATCCTCGGCTTCATTGCGCTGAGCGTGCTCCCCTTCAACATCGCTGGACTGCTGCTTCTTCTGCTGGCCGCGGCCCTGTTCATCGGCGAAGTGATCACCCCTGGGGTGGGCATCTTCGCCACCGGGGGAACGGTGTCACTGCTGCTTGCCGGGATCTTCCTCTTCCGTGGTGAGCTCGGCGTCAATCCCGCCGTGCTGTGGCCGACCGCGCTCGTCGTGGGAGGCGGCACGCTGCTCGCGGGCCGCCTCGCCTGGCGGGCCCGCCGCAGCCCACCGACGGGCGGCCCGGAGGCCCTGGTGGGCCTGGAGGCGGTGGTCCGCCGCACCAGTGGCACCACCGGCCAGGTGTTCCTCGACGGGGCGTGGTGGGAGGTCCGTGGCCAGGACGACATGCCCGTTGCGGAGGGACAGAACGTGAGGGTCGTGGGACTCGACGGCCTCACCCTCGTCGTCGAAAGCGCCGAGCCGCCCGGGACCCGGCGCCCTACTGAGGAGGACCAGCCATGA